In Juglans microcarpa x Juglans regia isolate MS1-56 chromosome 1S, Jm3101_v1.0, whole genome shotgun sequence, the genomic stretch AACTTAAAAGCATTTGGAAATTAACCGTGGTGAACATTCATTCAGGTAGCAGAAGTGCGCCTGCAGACGGGTTGATGTATAGGGATATCATTTGTTTATGATGATCTTGCCAGATTAATtgcttatatattttacaacctGCAACTTGCAAAAATCTGagcttttcatattttaaattcgaaGAGATGAAATCAGGAACATGTCTTCTGAGTAGGGGTGGGCGCAATTCGTGtttgcatgtaggttgtcatgtTTGGATCATGTTAAGCCATGAATAATAGACTATATGGGTCAACTCGAACTCAACCTGTTTAATTAAACGAGTCAGACTCTAAAATCCAAACACATGACCCGTTAAATAATGAGTGATACAACACGACTCATTTaatccatttcaactcatttaacCCCTTTCATATCAATTGGTTGATTTAAcccataaattttattttttagcccaactaatataatatatttaattatataaatcattcacaattacaactggatttatatatgataaaatattttattatcaacatccaaacaaataatatattagaaaatttaatattctcataaaataaaattacatattaacaaagaaaacttaataatttgagatattaattagtagtcaaatactaatattaatattacatcccaaaaataaaaataaaaaagcatataaaatttaaaaatagaattaattctTGTAAAAAATGAAAGTCAAGTTTTGACCGGATCCGAAGcagaattaagtttttttttttttttttaaaggaagagCCGGTAGCCACACACATAGCTGCCTCATcctaagtttattaaaaaagcCATTACTTATGGCGGAAGAATACCGTGGTAACATTATTACACTTATGGGTTTACAAAATATAACTCTATAAACTAATCCAAAACCAAGTGTCAAAACAAACCAATAACACCATAATAAACCAGCAAAATGCTAATTCTAACAAgcctaaaacaaataaaacaaagcaAAATTGATGCTCTTATTCTGTCCATAAGCACCTTATTGACCGCCTATAGGAGAAAAGAACATATTTCCTTCTTAAATATGGCAAACCGCCCTTATCAAGTGGAATCCTCTAGCCGTCCGTGGAAGCTCCAAAGCaaaataataagtaaattaCTCCCTTTTGCACCAGATTTAGCCAAAAAATCAGCAATTGGATTCCCTAAAGATGTGTCTACTAGTGAAACAAATCTGACCAAGAGAGTTCAGGATTTCTTCACAATAATCTTCTAGATACCACAAACCACACCTACGACTTCCAATCCAGTCAATAATCAATTTTGAATCCATCTCAATCTCAATAGCATCAAAACCCATACACCTAGCACGTCTCAAGCCATAAAGCAAGCCCATAACCTCAGCATGGTTTATTAGAACCACAACCAATAGGCACCTAAGTTATTTGATTAAACGTATGAAATTAGTACGTATTTCGAGTcgttttatcattttcttactGTGGATATATGTGATCAGTACGTACGTATTCGTTTAATTTTCGAGTACTCCATGTTTCAAATCCTTAATTTGTAGCACTACTGGAATCTTTATTATTCATGTTCACTTCATTTATTTACTTTcgaaaatatagataaatagaCAATCCAGCTCATGATAACTTGGGTAcatatttcaaacaaaatagtCCCAATATTAGAACCACCCTGATGGGTGATCAATGGAGCAACAATATTATTCATCGATAGAAAATTACCGGAAAGCAGAAAATTTTATATGTACTTCAAGATTCGATACATGGCCGCCAGTTTCAATCTGTACGTACGTGCGTTAGACGTGCGCTTACCTTGCCAATGGATTGAGTTCAGTACCCAGATCCATGTTGATCATTTTCATGGATTCTCTGGAATCGCCCTCATTCGCTCGAGCTAATTCAGTTGCCATACACTCCTTTAGGTCCACCACTACCTGGCTCATGGTTGGCCTTTTCGTAGCAGTTGGAGATACACAACCCATTGCTATTTCAACGGCTTTCCAAACAGAGTTACTGTTGAAGTTTCCCTGCAACCTGGGatcaacaatattttttatgtccCCCTTGGCAAGCATGGACCTCACGAATTCACTTACGTGAGTCCTTGCCTCAGATCTTTCTATAGCGGGTCGACTCGTGATTATCTTCAGCAGAACCACTCCAAAGCTATAGACATCACTTTTCTCGGTAAACCTGTTTGTTATGTTGTACCTGCGCGTAAGTAAACAGAGCATGCACCTTACGTTTTCATCACCTTTGTTGCAATGTTGTTCACAAATAACTAAATGAGCGAAATACTGACTCGGGGTCAAGGTAGCCAGGGGTGCCAGCAACAACTGTAGAAACATGAGTGCCACTATCAGTAGGGAAAATCTTGGAGAGCCCAAAATCAGCCAGTTTTGCCTGCAGATTTTCGTTCAACAATATGTTTGAAGTCTTCACGTCTCTGTGGACTATAGGTGGCTTACAACCACAGTGCAGATACTCCAATCCTAAATTTCCCATTCCACACAATTCCATgggttcagttttttttttttttaaaaaaaaaaattccaagttAACTCTTTGCAGCATGCTACCTTTTGCAGCATCCGTCGCGATACGAAGTCTATCTTCCCAAGTCAAGGTTTTTGCGTTCCAATCTGCATCCATTAACAAAAttcttaagaaaaatgctatttgtaattacaatttttatttatatctgTCAGCTATTTTTATATTGATCAaaactttgaaatttaaaatttaaaaagaaaactgataaaatgagTCTAAAAGTATAAGTATATATAGCACTACAACTTGATTCCTAAGCCTTTGACCATCAATGCCATTGCCATAAAATTCTggaaaggaatttttttttttcctgattcctAAAAATATCACggagattttcttttctatatatcGAGGAcaaaattaagtataaaaaaGCTTAAATGTCTGCAATCTTtgctaaataatttcattattccCAAACCTGAAAGATGCGCTGCCAAGTCTCCGTTGGCCATGTACTCGTAAATGAGCCCCATGTTTGTTCCTTCATAGCAGTACCCAAAGGGGGTAGTCAAGTTTCGATGATGGACTCTCATAAGAAGTCTAACCTGTAAATTAGAATTACCATGTGATCCtaagtttaatatataaatgtatacaccataaatacatacatacatacattcatggtaggtatgtatgtatgaatttatattagcgAAAAGTTCTAATATTATGAGTGATGGTACGTGCCTCTGATTGAAACTGCTGATAACCTTGAACTGATGAATGAGAGAGCATCTTCACTGCAACTTGGGTGTTATCTATGTAGCCATGATAAACTGTTCCGAAGCCACCCCTTCCAAGAATTCTCTCAAAGTTGTTGGTAATTCTTAGTAGTTCAGAGTATGTAAATTGACGCTGTAAAGTCTCCAATGACATGATATTCTGCATGTTGGATTCAGAATCTACCATCGTATCTGAAAAACAAACATGGTCGCGTTAGGCATGACTTTTGTAAAGagtgttttttgtttgtttatatattagtcTTACGTACCGTGTTTTGTTCTCCTTTTAGTCCCCCAAAAGATAGCCACGACAATCAATGTGAGGACAATCAATCCACTGACGGCTGATGCTACTATTGGAATAACAGtgctgtttttcttctttttgcaaGAACGGGACGCACATAGATCTGGATTTTCTCCCACGCTAGCAAAATAAGGCATGGAATTTAATTACAAAGCGATTATATTGatgtatcattaattaatttttagatattacaaatttacaacttGTGCTAGCTTTAGCTTCTTCGCTCGCTAGATATATACGATCGATAAATCAATTTCTTTGATGAATATCATACCTTAATGATAGTAAACCATTGTCCCTTCTTTCAATTAGCTCAAGTGGAACTGAACCTGTGAGCTTGTTTCGTTCTAAGTTTCTGCGAAGGCAGATCAATGATTATGATTTCCGCTTAATTCATGACCCAGTTCGAGTTTTGTTAGAATCAgtctattaataaataaaaaaaggtccAAGTAACTTACAAGACCCTCAAGTTTGGTAACTTAGACAGAAAATCAGGCACTGATCCAATCAAGCTATTGTTTAATAGATCCCTGTAATAAGgaatcattacaattttgatATTGATTGCCGATCGAAAATAATTGTGAAGtaattaggattttttattagaaaaattctattcacaAGCTACATGTGGAATATGCACAATGTATGATCTCGCCTGTTGATATTGcaggatttaatttataagaaaaattttcaaattgaaatcttacaaattaaatctgcATGTCACATATTCAATGATGTGAATGATGTGTTCTCCACATCAACTTATGAATagattaattctttttatttatttgatcatgCGAATTATTCATACTTACAAAGATTGTAACATTATGAGATTTGATATATCAGTAGATATCTCTCCGGTCAATCCACTGGAGGACAAGTTCCTGAGCAATTTACATTTTCCAAATTAGGGATAATTGAGAACAAGTAATTGGAAAGTGATAAAGCTGTTCAAATCAAGGAAGGAAACTTACAAGGATGTGATCCTGGGGGCATTATCAGCATCATAGCTACAATCTAGACCTTCCCACGAGTACACTTTCGGGGCACATGGATCTCCTTGCCAATTTCTCTTTATTCCATATGTTGATTTGATCTTGCTGATGGCATcaactaaaaattctcatatacgTATATCCAATTAGTCAGTCAAATTTATGCAGATCAATAGAATGAAGTACGTACGAAACTGATAGAGAAAGCTTATAATTTGTGTGTGGAAGAACGTACCATCCGCTCGGGCTGTTTCTGGTTGCAAGAAATCTTTCACATAATACATCTCAACTGCGTTTAGGATGGGTGGAAGTGTTGAATTTTCCACTTTGACAATCGAG encodes the following:
- the LOC121247454 gene encoding probable LRR receptor-like serine/threonine-protein kinase At1g05700, whose product is MSRHRQENPSTYSDKDIDDFVAQKESNSLVMGGFQPLILALLGVLSLILLLLVHAQDQSGFISIDCGLLPADSTYKETTTGIDYVSDANFVDTGISRSIASELIDTLQQQVWTVRSFPQGVRNCYTINITRGTRYLIRGTFLHGNYDGDQGNLPEFDLYLGTNMWVTVKVKNASVSINKEVIHVASRNYIHVCLVNTGLGTPFISTIVFRPLQNNSYVTKSGSLALLWRADTGSTSDYAYRYPDDVHDRRWIPYNSYEWKTSSQSPYNSIDLKDLSTGLTIDSQSQYDDQPPSVVMSTAITPINENAPMELIYWEPDDPKTQIYIYVHFAEVVQLEPNQYRSFNITLNGEYWHGPIVPDYLYTTTVYSTSPVTGGTYNFSIVKVENSTLPPILNAVEMYYVKDFLQPETARADVDAISKIKSTYGIKRNWQGDPCAPKVYSWEGLDCSYDADNAPRITSLNLSSSGLTGEISTDISNLIMLQSLDLLNNSLIGSVPDFLSKLPNLRVLNLERNKLTGSVPLELIERRDNGLLSLSVGENPDLCASRSCKKKKNSTVIPIVASAVSGLIVLTLIVVAIFWGTKRRTKHDTMVDSESNMQNIMSLETLQRQFTYSELLRITNNFERILGRGGFGTVYHGYIDNTQVAVKMLSHSSVQGYQQFQSEVRLLMRVHHRNLTTPFGYCYEGTNMGLIYEYMANGDLAAHLSDWNAKTLTWEDRLRIATDAAKGLEYLHCGCKPPIVHRDVKTSNILLNENLQAKLADFGLSKIFPTDSGTHVSTVVAGTPGYLDPEYNITNRFTEKSDVYSFGVVLLKIITSRPAIERSEARTHVSEFVRSMLAKGDIKNIVDPRLQGNFNSNSVWKAVEIAMGCVSPTATKRPTMSQVVVDLKECMATELARANEGDSRESMKMINMDLGTELNPLAR